Proteins from one bacterium genomic window:
- a CDS encoding site-2 protease family protein gives MTQISELAISLPVLLFAVIVHECAHGWTAEKFGDPTARIMGRLTLNPLPHIDPIGTILLPVILAMANLPVIGMAKPVPVNFQNLRNPKKDILWVGISGPVANILMAVISGLLLKINFILAIAPVKYMLALSVQLNVILAVFNMTPIPPLDGSRFVYSLLPDKLAYYYGSLERYGIFILLFLMYTGILNIFIDPLFRAVMFIFHFFGVL, from the coding sequence ATGACACAGATCAGTGAACTGGCAATTTCATTGCCGGTACTTTTATTTGCGGTAATCGTGCATGAATGCGCTCATGGCTGGACCGCTGAAAAATTCGGGGACCCGACAGCAAGGATTATGGGAAGATTGACATTGAATCCCCTGCCCCATATAGACCCTATAGGCACGATTCTTTTACCCGTAATTTTGGCTATGGCTAATTTGCCTGTTATAGGCATGGCTAAACCGGTGCCTGTTAATTTTCAGAACCTGAGGAACCCAAAGAAAGATATTTTATGGGTCGGTATTTCAGGCCCGGTTGCTAATATCCTGATGGCTGTAATCTCGGGCCTGCTTTTAAAAATAAATTTTATCCTGGCAATTGCTCCGGTAAAATATATGCTGGCGCTCAGCGTCCAGCTAAATGTTATTCTCGCGGTCTTTAACATGACCCCGATTCCGCCTCTCGACGGGTCCCGTTTTGTATACAGCCTGCTCCCGGATAAACTGGCATATTATTACGGGAGCCTGGAACGATACGGAATTTTTATACTGCTGTTTTTAATGTATACCGGCATTTTAAATATTTTTATCGACCCGTTATTCCGGGCCGTCATGTTTATATTTCATTTTTTTGGTGTTTTATGA
- the trpS gene encoding tryptophan--tRNA ligase, translating to MKNKRILSGMRPSGKLHLGHLAGALKNWVKFQEEAECFYMVADWHALTTEYQDTKGIKDNIKYMVIDWLAAGIDPGKSVIFVQSQISEHAELHLILSMFISVARLERVPSYKEIQQELSNKDLSTYGFLGYPVLQAGDILLYKTNFVPVGEDQLPHIELTRELAKKINSLYKDVFVLPRGILTETPRLPGLDGRKMSKSYDNSIYLSDNDETVSKKVMSMITDPQRIKRHDPGHPDVCIVHAFHKIYSVKELDKITENCIGAKIGCTDCKRDLARELIDLLKPINEKRKELLSQKDLVDMILEEGNAKARNIAQKTLKEVKEAIGF from the coding sequence ATGAAAAATAAAAGAATTTTGAGCGGAATGCGTCCAAGCGGTAAATTGCATTTAGGCCATCTCGCGGGAGCTTTGAAAAACTGGGTAAAATTTCAGGAAGAGGCTGAATGTTTTTACATGGTGGCTGACTGGCATGCGTTAACTACCGAATACCAGGACACAAAAGGGATTAAAGATAATATTAAATATATGGTGATTGACTGGCTGGCCGCAGGGATTGACCCTGGAAAGAGCGTTATTTTTGTCCAATCGCAAATAAGCGAGCACGCCGAGCTTCATTTGATTTTATCCATGTTTATAAGCGTTGCGCGGCTTGAGAGGGTACCTTCATACAAGGAGATCCAGCAGGAACTTTCAAATAAGGATCTTTCCACTTATGGTTTTCTCGGGTATCCTGTCTTGCAGGCGGGAGATATTCTTTTATATAAAACAAATTTTGTCCCGGTTGGCGAAGACCAATTGCCGCATATTGAATTAACGAGGGAGCTCGCGAAAAAAATTAACAGTTTATATAAAGATGTTTTTGTCCTGCCCAGGGGAATCCTGACGGAAACACCCCGCCTGCCCGGGCTTGACGGCCGCAAGATGAGCAAAAGCTATGACAATTCGATTTATTTGTCGGATAATGATGAAACAGTTTCAAAAAAGGTGATGTCGATGATAACGGACCCGCAGAGAATAAAAAGGCACGACCCTGGGCACCCGGATGTATGCATAGTCCACGCTTTCCATAAAATTTATAGTGTAAAGGAACTGGATAAAATAACCGAAAATTGTATTGGCGCGAAGATTGGATGTACTGATTGTAAAAGAGATCTTGCCCGGGAACTTATTGACTTACTTAAACCGATAAACGAGAAAAGGAAGGAACTTTTATCTCAAAAAGATCTGGTTGATATGATTCTGGAAGAAGGCAATGCAAAGGCAAGAAATATAGCGCAAAAAACATTGAAGGAAGTAAAGGAGGCAATAGGATTTTAA
- a CDS encoding CBS domain-containing protein, giving the protein MEVITTHDNVDFDGFASIIAASKLFPKARLAFPNSQEKSVRRYIELFGNIWPLEKVKNINIPDITKLILVDTRLPNRIGKLKDILNKKNLKIIIYDHHPEFPYDIKSFHDFSKNYGAAVTVLLEKIKSKKIIISHQEATLFCMGLYEDTGSLSYLSTTAFDIKMAAWLLEKGADLGVVSDFIKYELSAEQKSILDKLNSNLKEFNINGINIVVSYAKLKDYLGDLAVITHRFRDVNNLNVVFNLFETEDRINLLARSRTEMVDVNKILSVFGGAGHSLAAFAAVRNLSLKEVIDKLISELEKNIKPLYYAGDIMSSPVISVSPDISVYELKKMMLRFNHTGFPVEEDGKLAGMIIRQDIEKLISHKMEDEKIRNYMSTNVVTISRDTPIAEINRLLVESNIGRLPVIENGKLAGIVTRTDLIKIFHSRPLQTDKAYHMDITAEKSLFEKPLKVSEVRSLLPTINNKLPVWMKELLKDIGKQGQRFGFPVYAVGGFVRDIILGRKNYDLDIVVEGNGIEFARRLAKELNGKVVEHKKFQTAIVTLPNKIKIDIATARTEFYEHPAALPSVEKSFIKYDLYRRDFSLNSLAVNLVPENFGKLLDYFGGRTDIKRGIIRVLYNLSFVDDPTRILRAIRFEQRYNFEIDKQTEYLLKNALKLGMLDKTAPERLREELILILSEDDPLKAFIRMESLGILSWIHHDLKINRHVKRTMKEISGVLSWFRLSFLKDYVNVWIMYLLSLVDQMDIPEMESLIKKFKFSAAESNIIRQAKINLPVIYDELKLKKDMKPSAIYKSLFPLSPEALLYLMANTQNVLVKKRVALFLTNYRQEKIQVSGNDLIKLGLAPSPVFKDILDKILEKKLDGEVKSKRDEMELARKLVKREGT; this is encoded by the coding sequence CCAGGAAAAAAGTGTCCGGCGTTATATTGAATTATTTGGAAATATATGGCCCCTGGAAAAGGTTAAAAATATTAATATCCCTGATATTACAAAATTAATATTGGTTGATACACGCCTGCCAAACCGGATAGGAAAGTTGAAAGATATTTTGAACAAAAAAAATCTTAAAATAATTATTTACGACCATCATCCGGAATTCCCGTATGATATTAAAAGTTTTCACGATTTTTCCAAAAATTACGGGGCTGCGGTGACTGTTCTTTTGGAAAAAATTAAATCCAAAAAGATAATTATCAGCCATCAGGAGGCAACTTTATTTTGCATGGGTTTGTATGAAGATACGGGTTCCCTGAGTTATCTGTCTACAACCGCTTTTGATATAAAAATGGCCGCGTGGCTCCTGGAAAAGGGTGCGGACCTCGGTGTAGTGTCTGATTTTATAAAATATGAACTGTCGGCGGAACAAAAATCGATACTGGACAAATTAAATTCTAATTTAAAAGAATTTAATATTAACGGGATTAATATTGTGGTTTCTTATGCCAAACTGAAAGATTATCTGGGAGATTTAGCTGTAATAACCCACCGTTTCAGGGATGTTAATAATTTAAATGTTGTTTTTAATCTTTTTGAGACAGAGGACAGGATTAACCTCCTGGCGCGCAGCCGGACTGAAATGGTGGACGTTAATAAGATTCTTTCAGTTTTTGGCGGCGCGGGCCATTCCCTGGCCGCGTTTGCCGCTGTCCGGAATCTTTCATTGAAAGAGGTCATCGATAAACTTATTTCTGAACTTGAAAAAAACATTAAACCTCTTTATTACGCGGGCGATATTATGAGTTCTCCCGTAATCAGCGTGTCGCCGGATATAAGTGTTTACGAATTAAAAAAAATGATGCTCAGGTTCAATCATACCGGTTTTCCTGTCGAAGAGGATGGAAAACTCGCGGGAATGATCATAAGGCAGGATATTGAAAAACTTATAAGCCATAAAATGGAAGACGAAAAAATAAGAAATTATATGTCTACAAATGTTGTTACTATTTCCAGAGATACCCCGATAGCTGAGATCAACAGGCTCCTGGTGGAAAGCAATATCGGCCGCCTCCCTGTAATTGAGAATGGAAAACTTGCGGGAATTGTCACAAGGACGGATTTAATTAAGATATTTCATTCGAGGCCCTTGCAAACGGACAAGGCTTATCACATGGATATAACCGCGGAAAAATCTTTGTTTGAAAAGCCGCTGAAGGTCTCTGAGGTAAGGTCACTGCTCCCCACGATTAATAATAAGCTCCCGGTGTGGATGAAAGAGCTTTTGAAAGACATAGGAAAACAAGGGCAGAGGTTTGGTTTTCCTGTATACGCGGTGGGGGGCTTTGTAAGAGATATTATACTTGGCCGGAAAAATTATGACCTTGATATCGTAGTGGAAGGGAACGGGATAGAATTTGCCCGCCGCCTGGCAAAGGAATTGAACGGGAAGGTAGTAGAACATAAAAAGTTCCAGACGGCAATTGTTACATTGCCGAATAAAATAAAAATTGATATTGCCACCGCCCGCACTGAATTTTATGAACACCCGGCCGCCCTGCCGAGCGTGGAAAAGAGTTTTATTAAATATGATTTATACAGGCGGGATTTCAGCCTTAATTCATTAGCTGTTAACCTTGTCCCTGAAAATTTCGGTAAGCTGCTGGATTATTTCGGCGGAAGAACGGATATCAAGAGGGGAATTATACGTGTCCTTTATAATTTAAGTTTTGTGGATGACCCAACCCGTATTTTGCGCGCGATAAGGTTTGAACAAAGGTATAATTTTGAAATTGATAAGCAGACGGAATACCTTTTGAAAAACGCTTTAAAACTCGGGATGCTTGATAAAACCGCGCCTGAGAGGCTGCGTGAAGAACTTATTTTAATATTGAGCGAGGATGACCCTCTTAAAGCGTTTATCCGGATGGAGTCCCTCGGGATTCTTTCCTGGATACATCATGATTTGAAGATTAACCGGCATGTAAAAAGAACTATGAAAGAAATCAGCGGAGTTTTGTCATGGTTCAGGTTGTCATTTTTAAAGGATTATGTTAATGTATGGATCATGTATCTTTTATCGCTTGTGGACCAGATGGACATTCCTGAAATGGAATCTCTGATAAAGAAATTTAAATTTTCAGCCGCGGAATCAAATATAATCCGGCAGGCGAAAATAAACCTGCCGGTTATTTATGATGAATTGAAACTAAAAAAGGACATGAAACCAAGCGCAATATATAAATCACTCTTTCCTTTGTCCCCGGAGGCGCTTTTGTATTTAATGGCCAATACCCAAAATGTTCTGGTTAAAAAAAGAGTGGCCCTTTTTTTAACAAATTACAGGCAGGAAAAAATACAGGTTAGCGGTAATGATTTGATAAAACTCGGCCTTGCTCCGTCGCCGGTATTTAAAGATATTCTTGACAAAATACTTGAAAAAAAACTGGATGGGGAAGTAAAATCGAAACGGGATGAGATGGAGCTTGCCAGGAAACTTGTAAAACGTGAAGGAACGTAA
- a CDS encoding segregation/condensation protein A, whose protein sequence is MNYQIKLDNFEGPMDLLLHLIKREEMDIYDIPIAKVTRQYLEYIELLEILDLSLASDFMLMAAVLIQIKSKMLLPIENVNLEEEIGDDPRKALVASVMEYKKFKELAMELEKNRAHQEEIFTRLVPEISIEEENEFVEATLFDLLSAFKDAIKSVDEKAFHEIIIEEFTVADKIKEIKTRLYAGSGFYFSEIMEACRTKLEVIVTFIAILELIKQQEIQIRQHGIFGEIKVYRLVPQDELSRGTACRALA, encoded by the coding sequence ATGAATTATCAAATAAAACTTGACAATTTTGAAGGCCCGATGGACCTGCTTTTGCATTTAATAAAAAGGGAGGAAATGGATATTTATGATATCCCTATTGCAAAAGTTACCAGGCAATACCTTGAATATATTGAACTTTTGGAAATTCTCGATTTATCATTGGCCTCTGATTTTATGTTGATGGCCGCTGTTTTGATACAGATTAAATCCAAAATGCTTCTGCCCATTGAAAATGTAAACCTGGAGGAAGAAATCGGGGATGACCCGAGAAAGGCCTTGGTCGCAAGTGTGATGGAATATAAAAAGTTCAAGGAGCTTGCAATGGAATTGGAAAAAAACAGGGCGCACCAGGAAGAAATTTTTACAAGATTGGTGCCTGAAATAAGCATAGAAGAAGAAAACGAATTCGTGGAAGCCACGCTTTTTGATCTTTTGTCCGCGTTTAAAGACGCAATAAAAAGTGTTGACGAAAAGGCTTTTCATGAGATAATAATTGAGGAATTTACCGTAGCTGATAAAATAAAAGAGATAAAAACCAGGCTTTACGCGGGTTCGGGTTTTTATTTCTCGGAAATTATGGAAGCTTGCAGGACAAAGCTTGAAGTTATTGTAACGTTTATCGCTATTCTTGAATTAATAAAACAGCAGGAAATCCAAATCAGGCAGCATGGGATTTTTGGCGAAATAAAGGTGTATCGGCTCGTGCCTCAGGATGAATTGAGTAGGGGCACGGCTTGCCGTGCCCTCGCATGA
- a CDS encoding NAD+ synthase has protein sequence MKFALLQLNFIVGDIEGNAGKIINAVRPLKNEDVDLCVTSELAISGYPPRDLLLNRFFIEKAYQKLEEIAKTLTGCPPLLIGVAEKNISGRGRPLYNSAVILGQGKIAGRFHKVLLPTYDVFDEDRYFEPSTQPQIFNIKNNKVGITICEDIWNDKDFWKTHRYSFDPIQDLVSKNIDCVVNLSASPFTIGKQKIRESMLASISKKYKIPFLYVNQTGGNDDLIFDGRSCAFNSEGRLIARGKAFLEDIVVVDTKTGEGFVNKDDFTEESELWNALVMGTRDYIFKCGFKKAILGLSGGIDSSVTALIAAEAIGKENVTGILMPSPYSSRGSIDDSLELAKKIGIKTLTIPINNIMISFENSLEKVFQGYPKDITEENIQSRIRGNLLMAVSNKYGAMLLTTGNKSELAVGYCTIYGDMSGGLAVIADVPKTMIYRLTDWLNKTRGDLIPKQIIYKAPSAELRPDQTDQDSLPPYNVLDAILYRHIELYKSEEEIVSDGFDREIVKKVLDLAGKAEFKRKQAPPGLKVTDRAFGTGWRMPIAAKINF, from the coding sequence ATGAAATTCGCGTTATTACAGCTTAATTTTATTGTGGGAGATATAGAAGGTAATGCCGGGAAAATAATTAATGCTGTCAGGCCATTAAAAAATGAAGACGTTGATCTGTGTGTAACTTCAGAATTGGCAATTTCAGGATACCCTCCAAGGGATTTACTGCTGAACCGGTTTTTTATTGAAAAGGCGTATCAAAAGCTTGAAGAAATTGCTAAAACTTTGACAGGCTGCCCGCCGCTTTTGATAGGTGTTGCGGAAAAAAATATATCAGGCAGGGGCAGGCCGCTTTATAATTCGGCGGTAATTTTGGGCCAGGGGAAAATAGCCGGCAGGTTTCATAAAGTGCTTTTGCCGACATACGATGTGTTTGATGAAGACAGGTATTTTGAACCGTCAACGCAGCCCCAGATTTTCAATATAAAAAACAACAAAGTCGGGATAACCATTTGTGAAGACATCTGGAATGATAAGGATTTTTGGAAGACACACAGGTACAGTTTTGATCCTATCCAGGATTTAGTTTCTAAAAATATAGATTGTGTGGTGAATTTATCAGCTTCGCCTTTTACAATCGGGAAACAAAAAATCCGCGAATCAATGCTTGCAAGCATTTCTAAAAAATATAAAATCCCATTTTTATACGTAAATCAAACAGGCGGCAATGATGATCTTATTTTTGACGGGAGAAGCTGTGCCTTCAATAGTGAAGGCAGGTTAATAGCCCGGGGTAAGGCGTTTTTGGAAGATATTGTGGTTGTGGATACAAAGACGGGTGAAGGATTTGTTAATAAAGACGATTTCACCGAGGAATCAGAATTGTGGAATGCGCTGGTCATGGGGACCCGCGATTATATCTTTAAATGCGGTTTTAAAAAAGCGATACTTGGACTGTCCGGCGGGATTGATTCAAGTGTAACGGCTTTAATTGCCGCGGAAGCAATCGGGAAAGAAAATGTAACCGGAATTCTCATGCCATCCCCCTATTCAAGCAGGGGGAGTATAGATGATTCATTGGAATTGGCCAAAAAAATTGGAATAAAAACATTAACAATACCAATAAACAATATCATGATTTCTTTTGAGAACAGTTTGGAAAAAGTGTTCCAGGGGTATCCGAAGGACATAACTGAGGAAAATATCCAGTCCCGGATCAGGGGGAATTTATTGATGGCTGTTTCCAATAAATACGGCGCAATGCTTTTAACGACGGGAAATAAGTCGGAACTCGCGGTCGGATATTGCACAATATACGGTGATATGTCGGGAGGACTTGCGGTAATCGCGGACGTGCCAAAGACTATGATATACCGGTTGACCGACTGGCTGAACAAGACAAGAGGGGATTTAATACCAAAACAAATTATATATAAGGCCCCGTCAGCGGAATTAAGGCCGGACCAGACCGACCAGGATAGTTTGCCGCCGTATAATGTGCTCGATGCGATTTTATACAGGCATATTGAGCTTTATAAATCGGAAGAAGAAATTGTTTCGGACGGGTTTGACAGGGAAATCGTGAAAAAAGTTTTAGACCTGGCCGGGAAGGCTGAGTTTAAAAGAAAACAGGCGCCTCCAGGCCTAAAAGTGACGGACCGGGCGTTTGGAACGGGCTGGAGAATGCCGATAGCGGCAAAAATAAATTTTTAA
- a CDS encoding outer membrane protein transport protein: protein MTRKIFLAVLFFTAAISNSIFAGGIEVREIGAKANAMGGAFRALADDGTAVFWNPAGLTQIKNQNFSFDAPVIQTRAKISQNFYGPGVIGGYETGEVNQKKTWALVPVLAYACDLQKEKLKFGLAVYTQHGLGMEYDFFSSPDYPAYPEIDWKGKAAFTSVHPAIAGQVNDRVSIGIGVFATRGDLEERGVLVAPGAAVNPALAGLNIPIDKHLKGDGWGYGGNAGVLCKVNKEFNCGLTYRSSTRVEVSGDSDVSAYGPASLGLGLLKSETAPSSVEITLPANVGFGLVYKPQEKLTLSTDIDWTEWSSFSSFEVTNTVDTTNALITSKSNLVFEWKNIVRYSFGLKYNLEKNWNIYGGYYIDPSPIPDRTLTPLIPDSGNKQSFRAAFGYESEKYELILGYEYLTTKSRTVNGSPVDADGDTVPDNLPGNYTLKVTTVRLGGSILF, encoded by the coding sequence ATGACAAGAAAAATATTTTTAGCAGTTTTGTTTTTCACCGCGGCAATTTCAAATTCCATTTTCGCGGGCGGGATTGAAGTCAGGGAAATCGGCGCGAAAGCCAATGCGATGGGAGGCGCGTTCCGCGCCCTGGCTGATGACGGGACTGCGGTTTTTTGGAACCCGGCTGGTTTGACGCAGATAAAGAACCAGAATTTTTCTTTTGACGCACCGGTTATCCAGACCAGGGCTAAGATCAGCCAGAATTTTTATGGGCCGGGCGTTATTGGCGGTTATGAGACCGGCGAGGTTAACCAGAAAAAGACATGGGCGCTCGTTCCCGTATTGGCCTATGCCTGTGATTTGCAGAAAGAAAAACTTAAGTTTGGACTGGCGGTATATACCCAGCATGGTTTAGGGATGGAATATGACTTTTTTTCAAGCCCCGATTACCCGGCTTATCCTGAAATCGATTGGAAAGGGAAGGCCGCTTTTACATCTGTTCATCCTGCGATAGCGGGGCAGGTTAATGACAGGGTAAGTATAGGAATTGGTGTTTTTGCCACAAGGGGAGATCTGGAAGAAAGAGGTGTTTTGGTTGCCCCGGGGGCAGCGGTTAACCCTGCCCTTGCAGGTTTGAATATTCCTATTGATAAGCATTTGAAAGGAGACGGCTGGGGATATGGCGGGAATGCCGGGGTTTTATGCAAAGTGAACAAAGAATTTAACTGCGGATTGACCTATCGTTCTTCCACAAGAGTCGAGGTCAGCGGCGATTCGGATGTCAGCGCTTACGGCCCCGCGAGTTTAGGTTTGGGGCTTCTCAAATCTGAAACAGCACCCTCATCTGTTGAAATAACTTTGCCGGCTAATGTAGGGTTTGGGTTGGTATATAAACCCCAGGAAAAACTTACACTTTCAACTGACATTGATTGGACCGAATGGTCCAGTTTTTCGAGTTTTGAAGTTACAAATACAGTAGATACAACCAACGCGTTAATAACTTCAAAAAGCAATTTGGTCTTTGAGTGGAAAAATATAGTCCGGTATAGTTTCGGCCTGAAATATAATTTGGAAAAAAACTGGAATATCTATGGAGGATATTACATCGATCCAAGTCCGATTCCTGATAGAACTTTAACACCCCTGATTCCAGACAGCGGGAATAAACAAAGTTTTAGAGCCGCTTTCGGGTATGAAAGTGAAAAATACGAACTTATTTTAGGATACGAATATTTGACCACTAAAAGCAGGACAGTCAATGGTTCTCCCGTAGATGCAGATGGAGATACTGTTCCTGATAATTTGCCGGGGAATTATACCTTAAAGGTAACCACAGTCAGGTTAGGCGGCAGTATTCTGTTTTAA
- a CDS encoding beta-ketoacyl-ACP synthase II, protein MHRRVVITGVGVISPCGTGKKDFWANVKAGKSGINEITRFDTRDFPTKVAGEVKNFDSKWYMEPKAVLRTDLATQFAVNAACMAAEDSGIYHNGLDPERFGVSVGTTLGGLIFALEQHGILMEKGASRMNPFTASAAFPNAASSQISIHLRAKGPSYTISNACTSSFDAIGFAYYMIRSGMMDVMVSGGADAPLYPTIFSAFCLSRIMSQKMNGTPKPFDINRDGIILGEGSGMLILEDLGHAIHRDAKIYAEILGYASACDAYHMTSYEPTGNGAFRAVKGVLEESRILPDEIEFIQAYANATLVNDIAETIIIKKTFNDYAYKIPITSLKSLFGHVQSASGAIELIASLGAMEDSVIPPTINYETPDPDCDLNYVVNTSIKKSFRLMLANCFGFGGKNSALVLKKFEEKFICAFILEILEILKMFAPVFHNG, encoded by the coding sequence ATGCACAGGAGAGTAGTGATAACTGGAGTGGGTGTTATTTCTCCTTGCGGTACAGGCAAAAAAGATTTCTGGGCGAATGTAAAAGCGGGAAAGTCGGGGATAAATGAAATAACACGTTTTGACACGAGAGATTTCCCCACAAAAGTTGCGGGAGAAGTAAAAAATTTTGATTCCAAGTGGTATATGGAACCCAAAGCGGTATTAAGAACCGACCTTGCGACACAATTTGCGGTCAATGCGGCATGTATGGCCGCGGAAGATTCAGGAATTTATCATAACGGCCTGGATCCTGAACGGTTTGGCGTGTCCGTGGGAACGACATTGGGCGGTTTGATTTTTGCACTGGAACAACATGGTATTTTAATGGAAAAAGGCGCGTCAAGAATGAATCCTTTTACCGCATCAGCCGCATTCCCGAACGCGGCATCAAGCCAGATATCAATACATCTAAGGGCAAAAGGCCCGAGTTACACTATTTCAAACGCATGCACCTCTTCTTTCGACGCTATAGGTTTTGCTTATTACATGATCCGGAGCGGGATGATGGATGTCATGGTTTCAGGCGGAGCGGATGCGCCGCTCTATCCCACAATTTTCAGCGCGTTTTGCCTTTCGCGCATTATGTCGCAAAAGATGAATGGAACGCCCAAGCCTTTTGATATTAACAGGGACGGGATTATTTTAGGTGAAGGCTCCGGGATGTTGATTTTGGAAGATTTAGGGCATGCAATTCACCGTGACGCGAAGATTTACGCGGAAATACTCGGATATGCCTCAGCCTGTGACGCTTATCATATGACATCATATGAACCTACCGGAAACGGCGCGTTTCGCGCGGTAAAAGGGGTCCTCGAGGAATCGAGAATTTTGCCCGACGAGATAGAATTTATCCAGGCATACGCAAATGCGACATTGGTAAATGATATAGCTGAAACAATTATTATCAAAAAGACATTTAATGACTACGCGTATAAAATACCGATAACAAGCCTTAAATCGTTATTCGGACATGTCCAGAGCGCGTCAGGAGCGATAGAATTAATCGCGTCACTGGGCGCTATGGAAGACAGCGTTATTCCCCCGACAATTAATTATGAGACCCCTGATCCTGACTGTGATTTAAATTATGTTGTAAATACCTCAATAAAAAAATCATTCCGCCTTATGCTTGCGAATTGTTTCGGGTTCGGCGGCAAAAACTCCGCACTGGTTTTAAAAAAATTTGAAGAAAAATTTATCTGCGCTTTTATTCTGGAAATCCTGGAAATATTAAAAATGTTCGCCCCTGTGTTTCACAATGGTTAA
- the scpB gene encoding SMC-Scp complex subunit ScpB has translation METKELKAIIECLLFVSPQPLELKRLEEIIGGVDTHTIRVLINQLQDEYGKEDRGIQIVEIAGGYRMNTRREYAPWVKRLFNTKLHFRLSRSALETLSIIAYKQPIMRVEIEAIRGVNVEWALHTLLEKNLIKITGRSDQPGRPLQYGTTDEFMVYFGLKDLSELPQLKEFKDVIQAEEVLTRISEPTGEKINE, from the coding sequence ATGGAAACGAAAGAGTTAAAAGCTATTATTGAATGCCTTCTTTTTGTGTCCCCCCAGCCTTTAGAATTAAAAAGACTTGAAGAGATTATTGGAGGAGTTGATACTCACACTATCAGGGTATTAATAAACCAGCTCCAGGATGAATATGGAAAGGAAGACAGGGGTATACAGATTGTGGAAATTGCCGGCGGTTACCGGATGAATACCCGGCGGGAATATGCTCCGTGGGTGAAAAGACTTTTTAACACAAAACTTCATTTCCGTTTGTCCCGTTCCGCGCTTGAAACATTATCCATAATCGCGTATAAACAGCCGATTATGCGGGTGGAGATTGAAGCGATTAGAGGTGTTAATGTGGAATGGGCTTTGCATACATTATTGGAAAAAAACCTGATTAAGATTACAGGCCGTTCAGACCAGCCGGGCCGCCCGCTTCAATACGGCACAACAGATGAATTTATGGTTTATTTCGGACTTAAAGATTTGTCGGAGCTTCCGCAGTTGAAAGAATTTAAAGATGTTATCCAGGCAGAAGAAGTTTTAACAAGGATAAGTGAACCCACGGGGGAAAAAATTAATGAATAA